Proteins found in one Paenibacillus wynnii genomic segment:
- a CDS encoding WG repeat-containing protein, translating to MIRMRLNGLDSGQEDYLLHVEVWKWNGMSWKAWLGQQQSFIRGEEEQFVTIPAEPGLYRVDYSSRPWEALFLVDQEDENNLQVTKLHPAPFKLKEGMLWGYINNEGKTVIEPRFEYAEEFQENGLAIVQFKGHSGLIDRTGREKVKPIYSFIAPFSEGRAVVSDAKGYFLMDEEGKPVTSKRYDFLNSLQEGRALFYTGLESGKILYGYLDRQGKEVIPAQFEDASDFKEGTAVVKITSGEFALIDTEGRKLHTYNHPYVGSLSEGLLPFQETENGKYGYLRMDGTIAIQPQFTSALPFSGGRAVINTAENYGNAYGLIDKQGKSIIPARYYGIQQLGEDRVALGTPIYPDQPYRGSRYVIADAETGKILSDYPLLAVNNYDRGVASVHDAKETYFIDKSGNRAAQPPVIPGAGTLSYSGNLIRADVDQRTAYYNRVGKQVWKQNAVIPLRPPYSVIERKYKPNIDYLVYYPIVEGIANTEVSREVNDRLRKLSLVEGAGSGGGSQEFSYTGDFSVAFFRKNLLVLELNGYKFPFGAAHGMPTRNYVHINLRNGKFYELRDLFKPGSKYVEKLSEIVGKQIANDPQYSYVFPGSYTGVSANQPFYVDEQALYLYFAPYDIAPYAAGFPTFRIPYAEIMGLISTEGDFWQSYH from the coding sequence ATGATACGGATGAGGTTAAATGGCTTGGATAGCGGGCAGGAAGATTACCTACTTCATGTGGAAGTATGGAAATGGAACGGAATGAGCTGGAAAGCTTGGTTGGGCCAGCAGCAAAGCTTTATCCGTGGCGAGGAAGAGCAATTTGTAACGATTCCGGCCGAACCGGGATTGTACCGTGTTGATTACTCCTCCAGACCGTGGGAGGCGCTCTTCCTGGTTGATCAGGAGGACGAAAATAATTTACAAGTGACAAAGCTGCACCCGGCCCCGTTTAAGCTTAAGGAAGGAATGCTGTGGGGTTATATCAATAATGAGGGTAAGACTGTAATTGAACCGCGATTTGAATATGCAGAAGAATTTCAGGAGAATGGGCTGGCGATTGTGCAATTTAAGGGACATAGTGGACTCATTGACCGCACGGGTCGGGAAAAAGTAAAACCCATTTATTCGTTTATCGCTCCTTTCTCTGAAGGCCGCGCAGTAGTTTCGGATGCTAAGGGATATTTTTTGATGGATGAAGAAGGTAAGCCGGTTACCTCGAAGCGTTATGATTTTCTGAACTCGCTGCAAGAGGGGCGGGCACTATTTTATACAGGATTAGAGAGTGGAAAAATTCTGTACGGGTATCTGGATCGTCAGGGTAAAGAGGTCATTCCTGCACAGTTTGAGGATGCCAGCGATTTTAAGGAAGGGACGGCCGTGGTTAAGATTACAAGCGGTGAATTCGCTTTGATTGATACTGAGGGGCGCAAACTGCATACCTACAATCATCCCTATGTAGGAAGTCTTAGTGAGGGTCTGCTTCCTTTTCAGGAGACGGAGAATGGGAAGTATGGTTACCTCCGAATGGACGGAACCATTGCTATACAACCGCAGTTCACATCTGCCTTACCATTTTCCGGGGGAAGAGCGGTTATAAATACAGCTGAGAATTATGGTAATGCATATGGCTTGATCGATAAGCAGGGAAAAAGTATTATCCCCGCGAGGTATTACGGAATCCAGCAGCTTGGAGAAGACAGGGTTGCACTCGGCACACCTATCTACCCAGATCAACCTTACCGCGGCTCCCGCTACGTCATTGCTGATGCCGAGACCGGAAAGATTTTAAGTGATTACCCACTGCTCGCCGTCAACAACTACGATAGGGGAGTGGCGTCAGTACATGATGCGAAGGAGACATATTTTATTGATAAAAGCGGCAATAGAGCGGCTCAACCACCAGTCATTCCTGGGGCGGGAACCCTTTCCTACAGTGGGAACTTAATAAGAGCAGATGTAGATCAGCGGACTGCTTATTATAATCGAGTGGGTAAGCAAGTTTGGAAGCAAAACGCTGTGATACCGCTTAGACCTCCTTATTCAGTGATAGAGAGAAAATATAAACCGAACATAGACTATTTAGTCTATTATCCGATAGTTGAAGGAATCGCAAATACAGAGGTCTCTAGAGAGGTGAATGACAGACTTCGGAAGCTCTCACTAGTAGAGGGAGCGGGGAGTGGTGGGGGATCGCAGGAGTTTAGTTATACCGGGGACTTTTCAGTAGCTTTCTTTCGTAAAAATTTGCTGGTGCTGGAATTGAACGGCTATAAATTCCCCTTCGGAGCTGCACACGGTATGCCTACCAGAAATTATGTACACATCAATCTGCGAAATGGAAAGTTCTATGAGCTGCGTGATTTATTTAAACCGGGCAGTAAGTATGTGGAAAAGCTTAGTGAAATCGTGGGAAAACAAATCGCTAATGACCCTCAGTATTCCTATGTATTCCCGGGTTCTTATACCGGAGTCTCTGCTAATCAGCCGTTTTATGTGGATGAACAAGCGCTTTACTTGTATTTTGCCCCCTATGATATTGCTCCTTATGCCGCAGGCTTTCCTACATTCCGGATTCCTTATGCTGAGATCATGGGGTTAATATCGACAGAAGGAGACTTTTGGCAATCCTACCACTAA
- a CDS encoding phosphotransferase enzyme family protein → MTEYYYNCGKVLGKLHQISKRYTPVHRRYSFFDKFNAEYIDKLIPDSLSLIKEKLVQILNILKGLDMNQETFGMIHFDYNDGKYSIDFNTGQITVYDFDNSCFGWYMYDLASLWTHGVGWTHSEPDAGKRRKFMNDYFETVLAGYRSEAKLEDSMLDRLPLFIQVCIMESIVDAFEVMQNIGEEPECDEELSYLIKCLEDDIPYKGFFHDIYSCEEPFEYEERNS, encoded by the coding sequence ATTACTGAATATTATTATAATTGCGGTAAAGTTCTGGGGAAACTGCACCAAATATCAAAAAGGTATACGCCTGTTCATCGCCGTTATAGTTTTTTTGATAAATTTAATGCTGAATATATCGATAAACTGATTCCTGACTCCTTATCCCTGATTAAGGAAAAACTAGTACAGATCCTCAATATTTTAAAAGGATTGGACATGAATCAGGAAACTTTCGGTATGATTCATTTTGATTATAACGATGGGAAGTATTCGATAGATTTTAATACCGGGCAAATAACCGTATATGATTTCGATAATTCATGTTTCGGTTGGTATATGTATGACCTGGCAAGTCTCTGGACTCACGGAGTGGGCTGGACTCATTCTGAACCAGACGCCGGTAAACGCAGAAAGTTTATGAATGATTATTTTGAAACCGTCCTCGCTGGATATAGATCCGAGGCCAAACTCGAAGATTCAATGTTGGATAGGCTGCCCTTATTTATTCAAGTATGCATTATGGAAAGTATTGTGGATGCTTTCGAGGTAATGCAGAACATCGGTGAGGAACCGGAGTGTGACGAGGAATTGTCGTATCTCATAAAATGTTTGGAGGACGATATCCCGTATAAGGGATTTTTCCATGACATTTACTCTTGTGAAGAACCCTTTGAGTATGAGGAACGAAATAGTTAG
- a CDS encoding phosphotransferase enzyme family protein, translated as MSGLFMMASENEIGKAISQSKLAALKALQYYNLDWEHIRFIQFSDTCTFQIDTSKNGSFLLRIHWGMSEKEIISEIDWLDYLNEKFDITLPKGILDRDGFKTLRIVQEDGYYSFASLMRWVEGTHASGGLSDEQIFKEGILLAKLHKTSMDFELTPNFARPNWGEQSFRRAMSRLKKYYDRFLSDIEFQLYQLAAERILSWITQLHKDSRSYGLIHGDLHQGNIIFYNGEPRPIDFGRCGFGYFLYDIAHTILGIYPLKRELLIKGYETILRLEADWLPALESFTVMVMIENYCHHAPDPRETEGLKEEQAYAQAMIRNYLKGKPFLFKTLDL; from the coding sequence ATGAGTGGGTTATTTATGATGGCATCTGAAAATGAAATAGGGAAGGCGATTTCGCAGTCGAAGCTAGCAGCTTTGAAGGCACTTCAATATTACAACTTAGATTGGGAGCACATACGTTTCATCCAATTCTCCGATACATGTACTTTTCAAATTGATACAAGTAAGAATGGATCCTTTTTACTCCGTATTCATTGGGGAATGAGTGAAAAAGAAATAATATCTGAGATTGATTGGCTAGATTATTTGAATGAGAAATTCGATATTACTCTTCCAAAAGGAATATTAGACCGCGACGGTTTCAAGACTCTAAGAATTGTTCAAGAGGATGGTTACTATAGTTTCGCTTCGTTGATGCGATGGGTAGAGGGGACGCACGCGAGTGGAGGACTATCTGATGAGCAAATCTTTAAAGAGGGAATTCTCTTAGCAAAACTCCATAAAACATCAATGGATTTTGAGTTGACACCTAATTTCGCGAGACCCAATTGGGGGGAGCAGAGCTTTAGACGAGCTATGAGCCGCTTGAAAAAATATTATGATCGTTTCCTGTCAGATATAGAATTCCAATTGTATCAATTAGCGGCTGAGAGGATACTCTCTTGGATTACCCAACTTCACAAAGATAGCAGAAGTTATGGCTTAATCCATGGGGACCTGCACCAAGGAAATATTATTTTTTATAACGGTGAACCTCGTCCAATCGATTTTGGGAGATGTGGGTTTGGTTATTTTCTTTATGATATAGCACATACAATTCTAGGGATTTATCCATTAAAAAGGGAATTATTAATTAAGGGTTACGAGACAATTTTGAGATTAGAAGCTGACTGGCTCCCAGCGTTGGAGAGTTTTACTGTGATGGTCATGATCGAAAATTATTGTCACCATGCCCCTGACCCGAGGGAAACAGAGGGACTTAAGGAAGAGCAGGCTTATGCTCAAGCTATGATAAGAAATTACTTAAAAGGTAAACCATTTCTCTTTAAAACTTTAGATTTGTAA
- a CDS encoding Type 1 glutamine amidotransferase-like domain-containing protein, whose product MSTHYYLSWFNDFFPEKLVQWLHEDIKDRKSLVMISAQPSGYKGEQINIDDVSERTWLNQANIIFDEYHLIDYRMQKEDAQRLIQNASVIFLCGGDPILQNDFLAEYELSDVIKNSIAVIMGASAGAINMAAKWLSLKNTGYEVETSTIYDGIGFNHFAYESHSKRDYATFVQGYLFPLSEEIDVYAAEQESAMRVKDGKIDIMGPLYLISHSKIQKLVETL is encoded by the coding sequence TTGAGTACTCACTACTATCTCAGTTGGTTTAATGATTTTTTCCCAGAGAAGCTGGTCCAATGGTTGCATGAGGATATAAAAGATAGAAAATCGCTTGTTATGATTAGCGCTCAACCGTCTGGTTATAAAGGTGAGCAAATTAACATTGATGATGTTTCTGAAAGGACATGGTTAAATCAGGCTAACATTATTTTTGATGAATATCATTTAATTGATTACCGCATGCAGAAGGAAGATGCCCAGCGATTAATTCAAAACGCTTCTGTCATTTTTTTATGCGGTGGAGATCCTATTTTGCAGAACGATTTTTTGGCGGAATATGAATTATCGGATGTTATTAAGAACAGCATTGCCGTTATAATGGGTGCTAGCGCCGGTGCGATAAACATGGCTGCAAAATGGTTAAGCTTGAAAAACACTGGCTATGAAGTTGAAACAAGTACTATTTATGATGGTATTGGCTTTAATCATTTTGCCTATGAATCTCATTCTAAACGCGACTACGCCACGTTTGTTCAAGGCTACCTGTTCCCCTTGTCTGAAGAGATTGATGTTTATGCGGCAGAACAGGAGAGCGCTATGCGTGTGAAGGACGGCAAAATAGACATAATGGGTCCTTTATATTTAATTTCCCACTCAAAGATTCAGAAATTGGTTGAGACGCTCTAA
- a CDS encoding IS110 family transposase, giving the protein MVLGSPLDFSSHRKGFELFGRWIQDLLKNYNLNKVIVGMEPTGHYWLSLARWLTSQGIEAVLVNPHLVKKNKENRDNTHLKAIVRTRLLLQI; this is encoded by the coding sequence ATTGTACTGGGTTCACCACTAGACTTCAGTAGCCACCGTAAAGGTTTTGAGCTATTTGGACGTTGGATTCAGGATCTGTTGAAGAACTACAACCTTAACAAAGTCATTGTAGGCATGGAACCTACCGGACATTACTGGCTGAGCCTAGCTCGCTGGCTTACTTCTCAAGGGATTGAAGCTGTTCTCGTAAACCCTCACCTCGTTAAAAAGAATAAGGAGAATCGCGACAATACCCATCTAAAAGCGATCGTAAGGACGCGCTTGTTATTGCAGATATGA
- a CDS encoding stalk domain-containing protein, which translates to MKRTGIHEVFRKIVTLGLLSLTVLTPTIGEAASVVSKPSEERLLTDIVQLDAGNRSAYAVKSDGSAWAWGGGYGSIGNGAKTPAYTPVRMHIEDALKISGGDRHSLILKKNGSVWAVGGNEHGQLGNGQQTASIFVEPVQVRDLSDVIIVSAGSDHSLALKSDGTVWGWGGNQYGQVGDGASTNSLVPVQVKNLPKVVSVSAGMYTSAALGNGGEVWVWGLAAYGGDKSDVVRNPTRLKGDGEFKAIAVDQFYGTALRGDGTVWIWKNQAWVMPNLPTLEPFQIENLKDIVSISTNAAVRADGTVWQWNLNERGEPQVTQVLGISSAVSITNGGRNQYALLRDGHVLSWGTNEFGQTGLGVLDFEIKLPQFVKKSIGITINGEEVEMATPPLLLIDSVYVPIRGIFEQMGMKLEWDVKTRSVIAKNGTSTFTLNSVSGLATINGQTLSSAKKIVFVNGSVFVPLRLISETFGSQVTWDAAAYMVRIDK; encoded by the coding sequence TTGAAAAGAACAGGCATACATGAGGTCTTTCGAAAAATAGTAACGTTAGGGTTGCTTAGCCTGACCGTACTTACACCTACGATAGGTGAGGCAGCGAGTGTAGTCTCTAAACCTTCAGAAGAAAGGTTGCTGACTGATATCGTTCAGCTAGATGCTGGGAACAGGTCAGCATACGCCGTCAAGTCAGATGGGAGTGCTTGGGCGTGGGGAGGCGGATACGGCTCAATCGGCAATGGGGCGAAAACGCCTGCTTATACTCCGGTTAGGATGCATATTGAGGATGCACTCAAAATATCAGGTGGGGATAGACATTCGTTGATTTTGAAAAAAAATGGTTCAGTTTGGGCTGTCGGAGGCAACGAGCACGGTCAACTTGGTAACGGTCAACAGACTGCTTCGATCTTTGTAGAACCTGTTCAAGTAAGAGACTTGTCTGATGTAATCATAGTTTCGGCTGGAAGTGATCATAGTCTAGCGCTGAAGAGCGATGGTACCGTGTGGGGGTGGGGGGGCAATCAATACGGTCAAGTTGGTGATGGTGCAAGTACCAATTCCCTCGTACCTGTACAGGTCAAGAACTTGCCCAAGGTAGTTTCGGTATCAGCAGGAATGTATACTTCGGCTGCATTGGGCAATGGTGGGGAAGTGTGGGTCTGGGGTCTGGCGGCATATGGCGGAGACAAATCAGATGTCGTACGTAATCCAACGAGGCTGAAAGGAGATGGAGAATTTAAGGCTATTGCAGTTGATCAATTTTACGGAACTGCTTTGAGAGGGGACGGCACGGTGTGGATCTGGAAGAACCAAGCATGGGTCATGCCAAACCTGCCGACATTGGAGCCTTTTCAAATTGAAAACCTAAAAGATATTGTATCCATTAGCACCAACGCTGCAGTTCGAGCAGACGGTACCGTATGGCAATGGAATTTGAATGAGCGGGGAGAACCTCAAGTTACACAAGTTCTTGGTATTTCAAGCGCTGTATCCATTACTAACGGTGGGCGCAACCAGTATGCACTGCTGAGAGATGGACATGTCCTATCCTGGGGCACGAATGAGTTTGGTCAGACTGGACTTGGGGTTTTAGATTTTGAAATCAAGCTACCCCAATTCGTTAAAAAATCGATCGGTATTACTATAAATGGTGAAGAAGTAGAAATGGCGACGCCGCCGCTATTGCTGATTGATTCCGTGTATGTTCCCATAAGAGGGATTTTTGAGCAAATGGGTATGAAGCTTGAATGGGATGTGAAAACGAGATCGGTCATCGCTAAGAACGGCACATCTACCTTTACTTTAAATTCTGTAAGTGGACTAGCGACGATAAACGGGCAGACACTGTCCTCAGCCAAGAAAATAGTTTTCGTCAATGGCAGTGTGTTTGTCCCACTCCGACTTATCTCAGAGACATTTGGTTCCCAAGTGACTTGGGACGCAGCTGCTTACATGGTTAGAATTGATAAATAA
- the mglC gene encoding galactose/methyl galactoside ABC transporter permease MglC, whose translation MNAKKAQSFITQNAIYIVLVLLIAGIALYEPAFISVNTLRDIMIQSSTRIIIALGVAFILITAGTDLSAGRVVGFTAVISASMLQIPDYSRRFFPDLPHLNVLLPIIIAIIAGLICGLVNGLIVSKLNVPPFIATLGTMVIVYGVNSLYFDMDPNQSQPIGGLRPDFTKIGSGFIGSGQYSIPYIVIIALVVAAFVWVLFNKTKLGKNMYAIGGNMQAAKVSGIDVSKNLIYIYAIAGALYGLAGVLEAARTGGATNNYGNMYELDAIAACVVGGVSTTGGIGTVPGVLVGVIIFTLINYGLTFIGISPYYQLIIKGLIIIAAVAFDMRKYSSKK comes from the coding sequence ATGAACGCTAAAAAAGCTCAATCATTTATTACACAGAACGCAATTTACATCGTATTGGTATTGCTTATTGCGGGTATTGCCTTATACGAACCAGCCTTTATTTCTGTAAACACATTGCGTGACATTATGATTCAATCGTCCACGCGGATTATCATCGCACTAGGTGTTGCTTTTATCCTCATCACGGCTGGTACAGACTTGTCTGCAGGTCGGGTAGTAGGTTTCACGGCAGTTATCTCTGCTTCCATGTTGCAAATTCCAGATTATTCCCGTCGTTTCTTCCCAGATCTTCCGCATCTAAATGTATTACTGCCTATTATCATTGCGATCATTGCAGGTTTGATATGCGGTCTCGTGAATGGTCTGATTGTCTCCAAGCTTAATGTTCCACCGTTTATCGCAACGCTGGGTACAATGGTTATCGTATACGGTGTTAACTCCCTGTACTTCGATATGGACCCGAACCAATCGCAACCTATCGGCGGTCTTCGTCCTGACTTCACTAAAATCGGATCCGGATTTATTGGCAGCGGTCAGTATTCCATTCCGTATATCGTAATTATAGCCTTGGTAGTCGCCGCCTTTGTCTGGGTATTGTTTAACAAAACAAAACTTGGCAAGAACATGTACGCTATCGGCGGTAACATGCAAGCTGCTAAAGTATCCGGTATCGACGTTTCCAAGAACCTGATCTACATCTACGCTATTGCCGGTGCTTTGTACGGTCTGGCTGGTGTGCTTGAAGCTGCTAGAACAGGCGGAGCTACAAACAACTATGGTAACATGTATGAGCTTGATGCGATCGCAGCCTGCGTAGTCGGCGGTGTATCCACAACAGGTGGTATCGGTACTGTACCGGGCGTTCTGGTCGGTGTTATCATCTTCACCCTAATCAACTATGGTTTGACCTTTATCGGCATCAGCCCTTATTATCAGTTGATTATCAAAGGTTTGATCATCATCGCAGCCGTTGCTTTCGATATGCGTAAATATTCATCGAAAAAATAA
- a CDS encoding sugar ABC transporter ATP-binding protein: MAQSEFLLEMKNITKEFPGVKALDGVSLQVKPGSVHALMGENGAGKSTLMKCLFGIYSPDAGEIFLDGEKASINSSNDALKSGISMIHQELHPVPFRSVMENIWLGRFPTRGIGPLQFIDHKKMYTDTENLFKDLDIDLNPETLVGKLSVSKIQSIEIAKAVSFHSRVIVMDEPTSSLTSVEVEHLFRIIRDLKKRGVAIIYISHKMEEILEISDDVTIMRDGKKIGTWPAVEMTTDLIISKMVGRDLTNRFPERFNVPSEVYMKVEGLTSPEPRSFKDVSFDLRRGEILGIGGLVGAQRTEVIEALFGLRAIKSGTISIGGKQVKINSPKDAKKHGLALLTEERRVTGIFPVLSVHENGAIANLDRYQKPYFLLDGKKKKIEVDRMIEKLRTKTPTTKTQIMNLSGGNQQKVLLARWLLTEPEILLLDEPTRGIDVGAKFEIYTIIADLAKQGKSIIMISSEMPELLGMSDRVMVMSEGRLTGILEGEQATETEVMRLAAQH, encoded by the coding sequence ATGGCTCAAAGCGAGTTTTTGCTGGAAATGAAAAACATCACGAAGGAATTTCCCGGCGTTAAAGCACTAGATGGTGTAAGCTTGCAAGTAAAACCTGGATCCGTTCATGCACTTATGGGCGAAAATGGTGCAGGGAAATCAACACTGATGAAATGTCTCTTCGGAATTTACTCACCGGATGCCGGTGAAATCTTTCTGGACGGCGAAAAGGCCTCCATTAATAGCTCTAACGATGCACTCAAAAGCGGAATCTCAATGATTCACCAGGAGCTGCACCCTGTGCCATTCCGTAGTGTTATGGAAAATATCTGGTTAGGACGTTTTCCGACCAGAGGAATCGGGCCGCTTCAGTTCATTGATCACAAAAAAATGTACACTGATACGGAGAACCTTTTTAAGGATCTGGATATCGATCTGAATCCCGAAACTTTGGTGGGCAAGCTGTCCGTATCCAAAATCCAATCCATTGAAATCGCGAAAGCAGTCTCTTTTCATTCTCGCGTTATTGTAATGGACGAACCAACTTCATCCCTAACAAGCGTGGAAGTGGAGCATTTATTCCGGATAATCCGTGATCTCAAAAAAAGAGGCGTAGCCATTATTTATATATCTCACAAGATGGAAGAGATTCTCGAAATTTCCGACGATGTCACTATCATGCGTGATGGTAAAAAAATCGGTACCTGGCCCGCAGTAGAGATGACAACCGACCTCATTATCTCCAAGATGGTAGGACGGGACTTGACCAACCGCTTCCCGGAACGTTTTAACGTACCAAGTGAAGTCTACATGAAAGTAGAAGGTTTAACTTCTCCTGAACCAAGATCCTTCAAAGACGTTTCATTCGATTTGAGACGTGGTGAAATTCTCGGTATAGGCGGACTCGTAGGCGCTCAACGTACAGAAGTAATTGAAGCATTGTTTGGTCTACGTGCGATTAAGTCAGGTACGATTTCAATCGGTGGAAAACAGGTAAAAATCAATTCACCAAAAGATGCAAAGAAGCATGGATTGGCATTGCTGACCGAAGAGCGGCGGGTAACGGGTATTTTCCCAGTATTGTCCGTACACGAGAATGGTGCGATTGCAAACCTTGACCGTTATCAGAAACCGTACTTTCTACTTGATGGTAAGAAGAAAAAAATAGAAGTGGATAGAATGATTGAAAAATTGCGTACCAAGACACCAACGACTAAAACTCAAATCATGAACTTATCAGGCGGTAATCAGCAAAAGGTATTGCTAGCCAGATGGCTGCTCACCGAGCCTGAAATTCTTCTTCTCGATGAGCCAACACGCGGTATCGACGTTGGAGCTAAGTTCGAAATTTATACGATCATCGCTGATTTGGCGAAGCAAGGTAAGAGCATCATTATGATTTCCTCTGAAATGCCGGAACTTCTCGGAATGTCCGATCGGGTCATGGTTATGTCAGAAGGAAGACTGACAGGTATATTAGAAGGCGAGCAGGCTACGGAAACCGAAGTTATGCGTCTCGCTGCACAGCACTAG
- a CDS encoding galactose ABC transporter substrate-binding protein: MKKITSVLLASALLGAALAGCGGNNKEANTGNNAAEATTAPAADAAKTPKVGVAIYKFDDTFMTGVRNAIQTSAEGIADVDIVDSQNSQPTQNDKVDLFVTKKYNGMLINPVDRTAAGVIIDKAKAASIPVVFLNREPLPEDMKKWDKVYYVGAKAEESGTMSGQLVVDYWKAHPEADKNKDGVLQYVMLKGEPGHQDAELRTTYSIQAIEDAGIKVEKLAEDTAMWDRVKGQEKMAAFLGSNGDKIEAVLANNDDMALGAIEALKAAGYFTGDKYMPVVGVDATAPAVQALKDGTMLGTVLNDANNQGKAAITVAALLAKGETPTKDNVGFDITDNQYVWISYKKITKENVDEVK, encoded by the coding sequence ATGAAAAAAATCACTTCCGTATTACTCGCTAGTGCTTTGCTGGGTGCTGCTCTTGCAGGCTGCGGCGGCAACAACAAAGAAGCTAACACAGGTAACAATGCTGCTGAAGCAACTACTGCTCCTGCTGCCGATGCAGCTAAAACTCCAAAAGTTGGGGTAGCAATTTACAAATTTGACGACACTTTCATGACTGGTGTTCGTAACGCAATCCAAACTTCTGCTGAAGGTATTGCAGATGTAGACATCGTGGATAGCCAAAACTCCCAACCAACACAAAATGACAAGGTTGACTTGTTCGTTACAAAAAAATATAACGGTATGTTGATCAACCCGGTTGACCGTACAGCTGCCGGCGTTATCATCGACAAAGCAAAAGCAGCAAGCATTCCAGTTGTATTCCTGAATCGCGAACCGCTTCCTGAAGATATGAAGAAATGGGACAAAGTATACTATGTAGGCGCTAAAGCAGAAGAGTCAGGCACAATGTCCGGCCAACTGGTTGTTGACTACTGGAAAGCACACCCAGAAGCTGACAAGAACAAAGATGGAGTACTTCAATATGTAATGCTTAAAGGCGAGCCAGGACACCAAGATGCTGAGCTTCGTACAACTTACTCCATCCAAGCTATCGAAGATGCTGGAATCAAAGTTGAAAAATTGGCTGAAGATACTGCAATGTGGGATCGCGTAAAAGGTCAAGAAAAAATGGCTGCATTCTTGGGATCTAACGGCGACAAAATTGAAGCTGTTCTAGCTAACAACGATGACATGGCTCTTGGAGCTATCGAAGCTTTGAAAGCTGCTGGATACTTCACTGGCGACAAATATATGCCTGTAGTAGGTGTTGATGCTACTGCTCCTGCTGTTCAAGCTCTTAAAGATGGCACAATGCTTGGTACTGTTTTGAACGATGCTAACAACCAAGGTAAAGCAGCTATCACTGTTGCCGCTTTGCTTGCTAAAGGCGAAACACCAACAAAAGATAACGTAGGCTTTGACATCACTGACAACCAATACGTGTGGATCTCCTACAAAAAGATCACTAAAGAAAACGTTGATGAAGTAAAATAA
- a CDS encoding substrate-binding domain-containing protein has translation MKKVRFGLTLLLCVALWVTVTSCFSATPTYIGKSSETHNIHMIVKMNRGEYWNTVKQGAEAAAKEFNVNLTFKAPNSESDVTDQIQMVEDSISAKADAIILAASSYMGLAQVVDKASYYKIPVISVDAEVGSARVTTYVGANSYEAGQKSAERLIKLLNGYGEIGIINFTNMSSHEEDESSSSMDLGARDADEREKGFLNYAARYPEVHIVQISYTNSEIKDAEDLTRLMLIKHPNLRGIATLNEIASQGAAKVIQNSELDKIKMVAFDSSPAMMELLQDGTVQAAVIQNPFSNGYLAVKHAVEVTEGIDVPDRVDTGTKLIDLENMLWPENQKLLFPFVR, from the coding sequence ATGAAAAAAGTTCGATTTGGCTTAACCTTGCTGCTGTGCGTTGCCCTTTGGGTAACAGTTACTTCCTGCTTTAGCGCAACACCTACCTATATTGGTAAAAGTAGTGAAACCCATAATATTCATATGATCGTGAAGATGAACAGAGGGGAATACTGGAATACCGTCAAGCAGGGGGCGGAGGCTGCAGCGAAAGAGTTCAATGTTAATTTGACCTTTAAGGCCCCAAATTCTGAGAGCGACGTCACGGATCAGATACAAATGGTAGAGGACTCCATTTCGGCAAAAGCCGATGCTATTATTTTGGCAGCCAGCAGCTATATGGGACTTGCGCAGGTTGTAGATAAAGCATCGTACTACAAAATACCTGTAATTTCGGTGGATGCAGAGGTTGGTTCGGCTAGAGTTACAACCTACGTGGGAGCGAATAGTTATGAAGCCGGACAAAAATCCGCAGAAAGGCTTATAAAGCTTCTGAACGGATACGGTGAAATCGGGATTATTAATTTTACTAACATGTCTTCCCACGAGGAGGACGAATCCTCTAGTTCCATGGATCTAGGAGCCAGGGATGCGGATGAACGAGAGAAAGGATTTTTGAATTACGCAGCCAGATACCCTGAGGTTCATATTGTTCAGATCTCTTACACCAATTCAGAGATTAAGGATGCAGAGGACCTTACACGACTTATGCTCATTAAGCATCCGAATTTACGCGGCATAGCAACGTTGAACGAAATTGCATCTCAGGGAGCAGCAAAAGTCATACAAAACTCAGAATTGGATAAGATAAAAATGGTTGCATTTGATAGCTCTCCAGCCATGATGGAACTGCTGCAGGACGGAACAGTACAAGCTGCGGTAATCCAAAACCCTTTTAGTAACGGTTATTTGGCTGTGAAGCATGCTGTAGAGGTAACAGAAGGTATAGATGTGCCAGATCGGGTGGATACGGGTACGAAGCTCATTGATCTGGAAAATATGTTGTGGCCGGAAAACCAGAAGCTGTTGTTTCCGTTCGTCAGATAA